Within Ipomoea triloba cultivar NCNSP0323 chromosome 9, ASM357664v1, the genomic segment ttgtgttgaactgatattgcagctgtgttgaacggatactgcagttgtgttgaacagatgaacggtctctgttccgcgcaactgcagtttcctttcaacgcaactgcagtatcttttcaacaaaaaatcactatccgtttaacacaactgcagtataagtcatgatcatggtccacaatgcattgtggaccatggtccaccatataatttgcggtgaCCCAGACCATGAGTGCCCACATCTTCCTCTTTGCGCTCTAACTTATCCCTTCAACTTGCGTTACACCTTTGTGCCTCGTCTCATGCTTCCTTGGCTCCTTTCCACCTTGAAATTGCCTTAAGATAATCGTTATATATAGTTATCTTAATATGATTATTACCAAAATTGTtaatatgtatttaaaaatgtataaaatcTTATTGTGATTGTTAACAAATttaatatctctttttaaattaaacgaaaattttatatttatattggcCAGTAAAAATGTGACTCATAAATctttaaaaaactttaaaatgtgATGGGGCTCGGGTAAGCTGAACATTGTGTAACGATgttccttcaattttttttgttcctgaatttatttaataaaatttcatttcttgcttcaaaaaaatataaatttagagaaaattgtaatttttacctctccataatatgtcaattatcaatgtcaccctgaattattagtggtgtaaatgttgtccctcaattttttttaaaaaagtacatgtattgcccctcccgtaccgACATGAGGTTACactacgggaggggcaatatatgtaccatttttaaaaattgagtgACAATATTTTCACCATTAAAATTtaagggtgacattgataattgacatattatggaggaacataaatttcaatttataCGTGACTTGAGTTGTGTGAAACTGTGAATATGTTTGTGATAAAACatagacaaatttttttttgaaagcatagacaaatttatttgataaatcatgaataataataaatatataaaaataaaaataagaaatactGTACTCCTACTCCACATAaaatatactccctctgtcccattttatctgtcatacttactattcattggtcaaaccaactctttcttatttgttcattttctttattattttttacttattttaaaatttaaattttttgtgtttaatagtacttttaatgtagtttctaaatatataaattttgtatattaatactaaacttaatattatgaaaaattgtattaaaaataacttcagttaagtctcgttaatcgaaccagacacataaaatgggacggagggagtagaTTATTCCACTCTCCCAGAAAACAGGGTAAATACATATATCTATGAAATTGTCTGCTTCCTAATTTCCTATGCCCTCAAACGTATTTACGCACTTCAGCTAACCTGAAATTCTCTCCCAGAAATCAATTAAACTAACAAACAATTCAAATCCTACAAAGAAATCGTTTACGCGAATTCCCCAAAATTATCAACGATCAATTCCGCAAGAATGTTGAAGCTTGCGGGCAACAGAGTTCTAGGGCTGGCGCCGCGagttgcggcggcggcggggctGCCGCGGCTCTACCACGAGAGAGTGGTGGACCACTACAACAACCCCCGCAATGTCGGATCCTTCGACAAGAACGACCCCACCGTCGGCACTGGGTTGGTCGGCGCTCCGGCCTGCGGCGACGTGATGAAGCTTCAGATTAAGGTCGATGATGAGAGTGGGAAGATCGTTGACGCCTGCTTCAAGACCTTCGGCTGTGGTTCCGCCATCGCCTCCTCCTCCGTAGGTTCGTTTCCTTTGACTCTCTATCCAATTTTGATACCGATAAATATATTTTctagttaatactcaatttagtcctgactataatgatttttctAGATTTAGTTCTAAATAACTTTTTGTGTTTGATTAGGTCTTAGATTTTAATGGTCTTACTCAATCAATTTAGTCTtcgattatagtgattttacccaatttagtcctgactatagtaatttttc encodes:
- the LOC116030094 gene encoding iron-sulfur cluster assembly protein 1-like; this translates as MLKLAGNRVLGLAPRVAAAAGLPRLYHERVVDHYNNPRNVGSFDKNDPTVGTGLVGAPACGDVMKLQIKVDDESGKIVDACFKTFGCGSAIASSSVATEWVKGKQMEEVLTIKNTEIAKHLSLPPVKLHCSMLAEDAIKAAVKDYEAKRAKLSPTEQAVALEKAAEFA